GACTACGCGCCGGCGTAAGGCGGGCACTGCCTCAACACCGATTGCCCCTCCGCTGACGGCACATTCGCCGCCCCATGATTTACGAACTCGGACGCCCGCCATACGGACTCCCTTTCTTCCCCCGCCATGTGAATGTGTGCGTCGTATAGCGCTCCACGTGACTTTGCAAGGTGAAATTGCGAGACCGCTAGGTTACTTGATGCCGATGACTCCCTATTTGTTTACGCCAACCGCTGCAGACGTGGCACATGTGGCCTAAAGTTGCGCGAGGGGGGCGCCGGAATCCGTGGATTCCGGCGGAGCTCCCGGCCCGTCGGACGGGCGGGCGAACACGCGCGCGACTGCGGCCCGTTCTGCCGGAGTGATCCGTTGTGCGCGTCCGGCCTCGATCTCCTGGAGTCGGCTCACCGTCCAATCGAGTCGCGCGGCGGTTTCCTGCAAGCTCCACAACCGATCGACGGCCAGTCGCCCGACCAGGATCGATTCGCCGAGGCTGGACGTGTCACGTTGCACGTAGCGGCGCAGTTTTCCCACCGCGTCTCCCGTGACCAGCAGTACGGGCGGCGGTAGGGCGCCGTCTCGTACGCATGGCAGGGCGGCCAAGTCGAGATCGGGGAAGAACTGCCGTTGCAGCAGGGTGGCGAGTGTCGCGGGGGTATGCGTGGAGAAGACGCGCAGCAATTGGCGAAATGTCGCCATGTCGGGTGGGTGGCGGAGTTGTTCGATCCGCAACGTTCCGTTGGCAGCGAGCAGGGTGCCGAGCAAGGCGCGGGAAACGTCCGGAGTTGAGGTGCGCGCCATTGCCGCGTGCCACGACTCCCGCTGCGACGGCGTTGTGCCGAGCGCAGCGCCGAGAATGTCCGCTTCCGCCGTAGTGGGCAGTGCGAGATTGTGTTCGAATAGGTAGAGCAGTTTGCGCGAGATCCGGCGTCCCGTTGTTTCCACCACCGTGTTGATCGCATACCCGGCCCGCCGGCGTGCCCAGTAGAGCTCTTCGCCGAACGAACCGGGCGTGGTGGTGTAGCGGTGCAGTCGTGTCTCCAGATCCGGCTCGTTGAGGGGGATATGGATCGGCTCGACCGTGAGTCGCGGATGGATGAAATGCGGATAGCCACGCCGCGGATCGAGCAGTGCCGGGTATTGCTGGGCCAGCAACAGGCGCAGCATCTCGGCGCGCGGGACGAAGACCTCCAGTTTCGACAGCGTCCCAAATTCAGGGACCCGCTCCCCGGACTCCACGGTATCGTAATAGGCGATTTCCCAGCCCAGTTGTGTGGCCATTGCCTCCATCGAGAGCTGCCGTGCCTTTCGTCCGGCCATCAAGGCCTCCCCGAAGGTGGGCGACGCACGGAGGTACCCTCGGAGTTTCGGCACGTCGCTCGGAAGGACGAAAAATGGTTGCCGACAGACGCGCAACGCGTCCCAGTTGATCCACGGATAGTGTGCCGCGAGGTAACTCTGCAACAGCGCGGGGTAGGGCACGCCATACTTGTCTGCGCTACGCCGGAGGGTCGCTTCGGATGTCAGCGCCCCCATCTCGAGCTCCTCCACATCACTTTTGGTGAACCCGTGGGCGCGGGCCGTCTGCGCGGCGCGTCCGGTGGCAACGCCGCGCATCAGGCGTACCGCGCGCAGGAAAAAACGATAGTCATCGCAGGCAGTCCATTCATGCCGGATGCAATGAACGATTAATTCTCTGAACCACGACGGCGCGTACGGCCGCACGCGTGTCAGAATGGCCGAGCCGGCCGTGAGGGCGGCGTGCTGACTCGAGTCCTGCTGGATGTGGGCCACGGCGCGGATGGCCGCGCAGAGGTCGCGGGCGGTGGCGTCCGGCAGGGCGACTCCGATGGTTTCTGCGAACCGTTGGCATTTGTGCCACGTGAGCGCGCCGGTGCGGCCCCAGTGTGCCCAACAGTCGACCCACGCCGCCCGTTCCGCGAAATGTTCGTCGGCCAGGCGGAGGCACTCGTTGCGCAATGGCGCGGCCCACGTGGAGGCGTCTGGGAGTTGGGCCCAGGCCTTGTTGCGCCACTCTCCCGCGCCCCGCGCACGCAAGTGCGTGATCTCCGGTCCTCGGCGCGGCTGTGGCGGGGGCCGGTGCGAATCCCTTAGAGGTCGGTCGTAGGACGCGTGCCATGGGGATATCATCGACGCCCTGTCGAGAAAGTTGCCTGAGTCGGTTTGACTGCCTTATTATCCCCTCGCCCCCAGGAAACTCCCCCTCACCCATCCCTCTCCCCAAAGGGAGAGGGACGTGGATCCCCCGCCCTTTGGGTCGGGGTGCGTTCATCGCCACATTTTCCTTGAAACGGCGTCCCAGTTAGTCGAATCATCCCGGCCGTGCGGATTCGGGGGACACTCATCGGGCTGACGTTGCTGACCTATGGCCTCATCATTTGGGGGGCGGTGGTGCGGCGTGCCGGTGCGGGACTGGGGTGTCCCGATTGGCCGCTCTGTCATGGCGCCGCGCTGCCGCCGAGCGAACGGCTCGCACTGATCGAATACAGCCATCGTGCGCTGGCCGGCGTCGTGGTTTTGTTGCTGCTGTGGATCGTCGTCCGCGTGTTCCGGAATCGGGCGTTGCGTGCAGCGCTCGGCGGACTCAGCGTCGCCGCGTTCGGCCTGCTCCTCCTCCAAGCCGTGCTCGGCGCATTGGCCGTGGCCTCCGAACTGGAACCGCTGATCATCGCGACCCATTTGGCCCTTTCTTGGCTCTTCTTAGCGCTGATCTTAGCGATGACGTTTCGGGCGAGC
This is a stretch of genomic DNA from Deltaproteobacteria bacterium. It encodes these proteins:
- a CDS encoding helix-turn-helix transcriptional regulator, coding for MRARGAGEWRNKAWAQLPDASTWAAPLRNECLRLADEHFAERAAWVDCWAHWGRTGALTWHKCQRFAETIGVALPDATARDLCAAIRAVAHIQQDSSQHAALTAGSAILTRVRPYAPSWFRELIVHCIRHEWTACDDYRFFLRAVRLMRGVATGRAAQTARAHGFTKSDVEELEMGALTSEATLRRSADKYGVPYPALLQSYLAAHYPWINWDALRVCRQPFFVLPSDVPKLRGYLRASPTFGEALMAGRKARQLSMEAMATQLGWEIAYYDTVESGERVPEFGTLSKLEVFVPRAEMLRLLLAQQYPALLDPRRGYPHFIHPRLTVEPIHIPLNEPDLETRLHRYTTTPGSFGEELYWARRRAGYAINTVVETTGRRISRKLLYLFEHNLALPTTAEADILGAALGTTPSQRESWHAAMARTSTPDVSRALLGTLLAANGTLRIEQLRHPPDMATFRQLLRVFSTHTPATLATLLQRQFFPDLDLAALPCVRDGALPPPVLLVTGDAVGKLRRYVQRDTSSLGESILVGRLAVDRLWSLQETAARLDWTVSRLQEIEAGRAQRITPAERAAVARVFARPSDGPGAPPESTDSGAPLAQL